A genomic segment from Tolypothrix sp. NIES-4075 encodes:
- the glnA gene encoding type I glutamate--ammonia ligase, producing the protein MTTPQEVLKLIQDNNIQMIDLKFIDTPGTWQHLTVYHNQIDESSFTEGVPFDGSSIRGWKAINESDMAMVLDPNTAWIDPFMAEPTLSIVCSIQEPRTGEPYNRCPRVIAQKAVDYVVSSGIGDTVFFGPEAEFFIFDDARFDQTANSGYYYVDSQEGAWNSGKEEGPNLAYKPRFKQGYFPVAPTDSFQDIRTEMLLTMAKCGVPIEKQHHEVATGGQCELGFRFGKLIEAADWLMTYKYVIKNVAKKYGKTVTFMPKPIFGDNGSGMHCHQSIWKDGQPLFAGDKYAGLSEMALHYIGGILRHAPALLAITNPTTNSYKRLVPGYEAPVNLAYSQGNRSASVRIPLAGNNPKAKRLEFRCPDATSNPYLAFAAMLCAGLDGIKNKIDPGEPLDKNIYELSPEELAKVPSTPGSLELALEALENDHAFLTEPGVFTEDFIQTWISYKLDNEVNPMRLRPHPYEFALYYDC; encoded by the coding sequence ATGACAACCCCACAAGAAGTCTTGAAATTGATTCAGGACAACAACATTCAGATGATCGATCTGAAATTCATCGATACGCCAGGAACTTGGCAGCACCTCACGGTGTATCATAACCAAATTGATGAGAGTTCATTTACTGAGGGTGTACCTTTCGACGGTTCTAGCATTCGGGGTTGGAAAGCGATCAACGAATCAGACATGGCAATGGTTCTCGACCCGAACACAGCCTGGATCGATCCGTTCATGGCAGAGCCAACACTGAGTATAGTTTGTAGTATTCAAGAACCGCGTACAGGTGAACCTTACAATCGCTGTCCCCGCGTTATTGCCCAAAAAGCAGTAGACTACGTGGTTTCTTCGGGCATTGGTGACACTGTTTTCTTTGGTCCAGAAGCTGAATTTTTCATCTTTGATGATGCCCGATTTGACCAAACCGCCAATTCCGGCTACTATTATGTAGACTCACAAGAAGGTGCTTGGAACTCCGGTAAAGAAGAAGGTCCTAACCTCGCATACAAACCACGCTTCAAACAGGGTTACTTCCCAGTTGCGCCCACGGATAGCTTCCAAGACATCCGCACAGAAATGCTTCTAACAATGGCAAAATGCGGCGTACCCATTGAAAAGCAACACCACGAAGTCGCTACCGGTGGACAGTGCGAACTCGGCTTCCGCTTTGGTAAGTTAATCGAAGCTGCTGACTGGCTGATGACTTACAAATATGTCATCAAGAACGTTGCCAAGAAATACGGCAAAACCGTTACCTTCATGCCCAAGCCAATCTTCGGCGATAACGGTTCTGGGATGCACTGTCACCAGTCTATCTGGAAAGATGGTCAACCTTTATTTGCAGGCGATAAATACGCTGGTTTGAGCGAAATGGCGCTGCATTACATTGGTGGTATCCTCAGACACGCACCCGCACTGTTAGCAATTACCAACCCCACTACCAACTCTTACAAGCGCTTAGTACCTGGTTATGAAGCACCTGTAAACTTAGCTTATTCCCAAGGCAACCGTTCTGCTTCTGTACGGATTCCTCTTGCCGGCAATAACCCCAAAGCAAAGCGCTTAGAATTCCGTTGTCCGGATGCAACATCTAACCCTTACTTAGCATTCGCTGCGATGCTTTGTGCTGGCTTAGATGGTATCAAGAACAAAATCGATCCTGGTGAACCTCTAGATAAGAATATCTATGAACTCTCCCCAGAAGAACTGGCTAAAGTTCCTTCCACACCCGGTTCTTTGGAATTGGCATTGGAAGCACTAGAGAACGATCACGCTTTCTTAACAGAACCAGGTGTGTTTACCGAAGACTTCATTCAAACTTGGATTTCTTACAAGCTAGATAACGAAGTCAACCCAATGCGTCTGCGTCCTCATCCTTACGAATTTGCTCTTTACTACGATTGTTAA
- the apcB gene encoding allophycocyanin subunit beta — protein MRDAVTSLIKNYDVAGRYFDRNAIDSLKSYFESGTARVQAAGAINSNAASIVRQAGSELFEEQPELIRPGGNAYTTRRYAACLRDMDYYLRYATYALVAGSMDVLDERVLQGLRETYNSLGVPIGPTVRGIQIMKDIIKEQVAAAGVANTAFVDEPFDYMTRELSEQDI, from the coding sequence ATGCGGGATGCAGTAACAAGTTTAATTAAGAATTATGACGTAGCTGGACGGTATTTTGACCGGAATGCGATCGACAGCCTCAAGTCTTACTTTGAAAGTGGTACAGCACGAGTACAAGCAGCTGGGGCAATTAATTCTAATGCGGCATCAATTGTCAGACAGGCTGGTTCTGAGTTATTTGAAGAACAACCGGAGTTGATTCGCCCTGGTGGAAATGCTTACACGACTCGTCGCTATGCGGCTTGTCTGCGGGATATGGATTACTATTTGCGCTACGCTACTTATGCGCTAGTTGCTGGTAGTATGGATGTTCTAGATGAGCGGGTGCTGCAAGGGCTGCGGGAAACTTACAATTCTTTGGGTGTGCCTATTGGTCCGACGGTTCGCGGTATCCAGATTATGAAGGATATTATCAAGGAGCAAGTCGCGGCAGCTGGTGTTGCTAATACTGCTTTTGTGGATGAGCCTTTTGATTATATGACACGGGAATTGAGCGAGCAGGATATTTAG
- a CDS encoding TlyA family RNA methyltransferase → MVKQRLDMLLVELNLCASRALAQRLIQAGEVTVNQQVVDKAGTEVDVAADIKIKERSRFVSRGGEKLAKALEFFNISVSGRVCLDGGISTGGFTDCLLQAGAKLVYGVDVGYGQVDWRLRNDSRVVLRERTNLRQLRSHELYGEAQKADLAVVDVSFISLTKILPALWELTQSHREAILLVKPQFEVGKSRVGKKGVVRDSCDQADAIFQVLQAAQNIGWKYKGLTWSPITGPAGNIEYLLWLDMESETPPLNKIAIGQVTKSAVAQLRG, encoded by the coding sequence TTGGTTAAGCAGCGATTGGATATGTTGTTGGTGGAGTTGAATTTGTGTGCTTCCCGCGCTTTGGCGCAACGGTTGATTCAAGCGGGGGAGGTGACTGTTAATCAACAGGTTGTGGATAAGGCGGGGACAGAGGTTGATGTCGCGGCGGATATTAAGATTAAGGAGCGATCGCGTTTTGTCTCTCGTGGCGGTGAGAAGTTGGCGAAGGCTTTAGAATTTTTTAATATTTCTGTGTCAGGACGGGTTTGTTTGGATGGCGGTATTTCGACGGGGGGCTTTACTGATTGTCTTTTGCAAGCTGGGGCAAAGCTAGTTTACGGGGTTGATGTGGGTTACGGTCAAGTTGATTGGCGTTTGCGAAATGATTCGCGGGTGGTTTTGCGGGAACGTACTAATTTACGACAATTGCGATCGCATGAGTTATATGGTGAGGCTCAAAAAGCTGATTTGGCGGTGGTGGATGTTTCGTTTATCTCTTTAACCAAGATTTTGCCTGCTTTGTGGGAGTTAACTCAATCTCACAGAGAAGCAATTTTACTGGTGAAGCCACAATTTGAGGTTGGGAAGTCCCGTGTGGGGAAAAAAGGCGTTGTTCGTGATTCTTGCGACCAAGCTGATGCAATTTTTCAGGTTTTGCAAGCTGCTCAAAATATAGGATGGAAGTACAAGGGTTTAACTTGGTCGCCGATCACTGGTCCTGCTGGGAATATTGAATATCTGTTGTGGCTGGATATGGAAAGCGAAACACCACCGCTCAATAAGATAGCTATTGGGCAAGTTACAAAGTCTGCTGTTGCCCAATTGAGGGGCTAG
- a CDS encoding Calvin cycle protein CP12: MADISNVVQAAVESVKNQTKTIDEAIYDAITEARETCDISGGNSANCAVAWDIVEELQAEKSHKNQKTKGKSSLENYCDSNPEAVECLIYDV, encoded by the coding sequence ATGGCTGACATCTCAAACGTAGTCCAGGCTGCTGTTGAATCCGTTAAGAATCAAACCAAAACTATAGACGAAGCAATTTATGACGCAATTACAGAAGCCCGTGAAACCTGCGATATTAGCGGTGGCAATTCTGCTAACTGCGCTGTAGCTTGGGATATCGTCGAAGAATTGCAAGCAGAGAAATCTCACAAAAACCAAAAAACAAAAGGCAAATCTTCTTTAGAAAACTACTGCGATAGCAATCCAGAAGCAGTAGAGTGTTTAATCTACGACGTTTAA
- a CDS encoding GTP-binding protein, whose amino-acid sequence MQLNQNRYVACYNKGKNVPNLQETHLNRARASLRQVLSWYGYLRKPGQPQSNLELASFVKPELEILTNTLNKLDSNVIRIAAFGLVSRGKSAVLNALVGQKILQTGPLNGVTQYPRSVRWTPGGKVQVELIDTPGLDEIQGEVRGQMARDVAQQADLILFVVSGDITQTEYQALLELRRSQKPLILVFNKIDLYPDTDRATIYKNLQQLGAGHPQQKPLLPDEIVMVAAEPAPMEVRVEWTDGRVTYEWETPPIQVEELKQTILNILNREGRSLLALNALIQARDAETAIAQKTIDLREQQAEDLIWQFTKYKALAVGLNPIAFLDVVGGSVADLALIRSLARLYGLPMTGYEAGSLLKTILFSSGGLLLGELGSSLLLGLGKSATALASGENPTNITAFAGSAIAQAGIAGYGAYAIGKAAQEYLKKGCTWGQLGASTVIQEILSQVDQNTILYRLRQELGNGNG is encoded by the coding sequence ATGCAATTGAATCAAAATAGATATGTAGCTTGTTATAACAAAGGCAAGAACGTGCCTAATCTCCAAGAAACTCATTTAAACCGCGCTCGTGCTAGTCTCAGACAAGTGCTGTCTTGGTATGGATATCTTCGCAAGCCAGGACAACCGCAATCAAACCTGGAATTAGCATCTTTTGTCAAACCAGAATTAGAGATATTGACGAATACTCTCAATAAGCTCGACTCTAACGTAATTAGAATTGCCGCTTTTGGTTTAGTCAGTCGTGGTAAGTCAGCAGTTTTGAATGCCTTAGTGGGACAAAAAATTCTGCAAACAGGTCCCCTTAACGGCGTAACTCAGTATCCTCGTTCGGTGCGGTGGACTCCTGGCGGAAAAGTGCAGGTAGAATTAATTGATACCCCCGGATTAGATGAAATTCAAGGGGAAGTCAGAGGGCAAATGGCGCGAGACGTAGCGCAGCAAGCTGATTTAATCTTGTTTGTCGTATCTGGTGATATTACACAGACTGAGTATCAAGCATTGCTAGAATTGCGGCGATCGCAAAAACCCCTAATTTTAGTATTTAACAAAATAGATTTGTATCCAGATACAGATAGAGCCACTATTTACAAAAATTTGCAACAACTGGGTGCAGGACATCCCCAACAAAAGCCGCTATTACCAGATGAAATTGTTATGGTAGCAGCAGAACCAGCACCGATGGAAGTGCGGGTTGAGTGGACTGATGGACGTGTAACTTATGAATGGGAGACGCCACCAATTCAAGTAGAGGAACTCAAACAGACAATTTTAAATATTCTCAATCGCGAAGGGCGATCGCTTCTTGCCTTAAATGCACTGATTCAAGCAAGAGATGCAGAAACAGCGATCGCTCAAAAAACCATCGACTTACGCGAACAACAAGCAGAAGACCTGATTTGGCAGTTTACCAAATACAAAGCTTTAGCAGTCGGCTTAAATCCCATCGCCTTTTTAGACGTCGTTGGCGGAAGTGTTGCCGACTTAGCGTTAATTCGCTCCTTAGCAAGATTATACGGCTTACCGATGACCGGTTACGAAGCCGGTTCACTTCTTAAGACAATTTTATTTAGTTCTGGTGGTTTACTTTTGGGAGAATTAGGAAGCAGCTTACTTTTAGGCTTAGGCAAAAGTGCCACCGCCTTAGCCAGTGGTGAAAATCCCACCAATATTACAGCCTTCGCCGGAAGTGCGATCGCTCAAGCTGGTATCGCCGGTTATGGCGCATACGCGATCGGTAAAGCCGCACAAGAGTATCTGAAAAAAGGCTGCACATGGGGTCAATTGGGCGCTAGCACCGTCATTCAAGAAATTTTATCCCAAGTTGACCAAAATACAATTTTGTACCGCTTGCGGCAAGAATTGGGGAATGGGAATGGGTAA
- the ccmS gene encoding beta-carboxysome assembly chaperone CcmS has translation MMFGSTQSESGNTKWRRQLDKFVKANQLELAALSWALWLENSDQKGTIGIDLQPKPHFVYCPKEQVEKLNEKVENRLQELLGIIEHYQPEVEVVMIGIGSGEVKLIQFAPEPAPPNCFEQIGKDVDTLLELLEQRMSEEFSG, from the coding sequence ATGATGTTTGGTAGTACCCAGTCGGAATCAGGAAATACCAAGTGGCGTCGCCAGTTGGATAAATTTGTCAAAGCAAATCAGCTAGAATTGGCGGCGTTATCTTGGGCGTTATGGTTAGAAAATAGTGACCAAAAGGGTACTATCGGCATTGATTTGCAACCCAAGCCGCATTTTGTTTATTGCCCGAAAGAACAGGTAGAGAAACTAAATGAAAAAGTGGAAAATAGGCTTCAAGAACTATTAGGAATTATCGAGCATTATCAACCGGAAGTAGAAGTTGTCATGATTGGTATTGGTAGCGGTGAAGTTAAGTTAATTCAGTTTGCACCCGAACCCGCACCACCGAATTGTTTTGAGCAAATTGGTAAGGATGTAGATACTTTATTAGAGCTTTTAGAACAGCGCATGAGTGAAGAGTTTTCGGGTTGA
- a CDS encoding ABC transporter ATP-binding protein, whose amino-acid sequence MLTRRGNSIHPFQRLLDYGHEYRQQIWLASVCSILNKIFDLAPPALIGIALDVVVKKQDSIIAQLGVKDTFGQFLILAFLTAVTWILESVFQYFYNLLWRNLAQNIQHNLRLDAYSHLQELELAFFEERSTGGLMSILSDDVNQLERFLDVGANDIIQVLTTIVVIGGAFFILAPTVAWMAILPMPFIVFGSVAFQKLLAPRYADVREKVGLLNGRLSNNISGITTIKSFTAEDYEKARLRADSQAYRQSNKKAIALSAAFIPLIRMLILTAFTVLLIFGGMEAVAGRMSVGTYSVLVFLVQLLLWPLTRLGDTFDLYQRAMASTNRIMDLLATQIAIHPGNVPLPVETVRGDVEFKNVSFAYQDRQPIIENLSLHIPAGKTIAIVGSTGSGKSTLVKLLLRFYEVRSGNITVDGIELQDLTLRDLRRCIGLVSQDVFLFHGTVAENIGYGSFDASEKEIITAAKIAEAHEFITRLPQGYETIVGERGQKLSGGQRQRIAIARAVLKNPPILILDEATSAVDNETEAAIARSLKRITVNRTTIAIAHRLSTIRNADCIYVMEHGKLVESGTHEQLLEKNGIYESLWRVQSGLK is encoded by the coding sequence ATGTTAACAAGGCGTGGAAATTCAATACATCCTTTCCAACGCTTGCTTGATTATGGACATGAATATCGTCAACAAATTTGGTTAGCTAGTGTTTGTTCTATTCTCAATAAAATTTTCGACTTAGCACCACCAGCTTTAATTGGTATTGCTTTGGATGTGGTCGTAAAAAAGCAAGATTCTATTATTGCACAACTGGGAGTAAAAGATACCTTTGGGCAATTTTTGATTTTGGCATTCCTGACTGCTGTTACTTGGATTTTAGAATCGGTTTTTCAATACTTTTACAACTTGCTATGGCGCAATTTGGCGCAGAATATTCAGCATAATTTGCGTTTGGATGCTTACAGCCATTTGCAAGAGTTGGAATTGGCTTTTTTTGAAGAACGCAGTACTGGGGGTTTAATGTCTATCCTCAGTGATGATGTTAACCAATTAGAGCGCTTTTTGGATGTAGGAGCAAATGACATTATCCAAGTTCTGACAACTATTGTAGTTATTGGTGGTGCTTTCTTTATTCTAGCTCCTACCGTGGCGTGGATGGCAATATTACCGATGCCATTTATCGTTTTTGGTTCGGTTGCTTTCCAAAAATTGCTGGCACCGCGCTATGCTGATGTGCGAGAAAAGGTAGGCTTACTCAATGGAAGGTTATCTAATAATATCAGCGGTATAACTACGATTAAAAGTTTTACGGCTGAAGATTATGAAAAAGCACGTTTAAGAGCGGATAGTCAAGCTTACCGTCAAAGTAATAAAAAAGCGATCGCTCTCTCTGCTGCCTTTATCCCATTGATTCGGATGCTGATTTTAACAGCTTTCACAGTATTGCTCATTTTTGGCGGTATGGAAGCTGTCGCTGGAAGAATGTCTGTAGGAACTTACAGCGTTTTAGTGTTTCTAGTTCAGCTTTTATTATGGCCCCTAACTCGATTGGGAGATACCTTTGATTTATATCAACGAGCAATGGCTTCTACAAATCGTATCATGGATTTATTGGCAACACAAATCGCCATTCATCCAGGAAATGTGCCTTTACCTGTTGAGACGGTACGCGGCGATGTAGAATTTAAAAATGTCAGTTTTGCTTATCAAGATAGGCAACCGATAATTGAGAATTTATCATTACATATTCCGGCAGGAAAAACAATTGCAATTGTTGGTTCTACTGGTTCTGGTAAAAGCACTTTAGTCAAACTTTTGTTACGGTTTTACGAAGTGCGATCCGGAAATATCACCGTTGATGGTATAGAGTTACAAGACTTGACTTTGCGAGATTTACGCCGCTGCATTGGCTTAGTAAGTCAAGATGTATTTCTGTTTCATGGTACTGTAGCGGAGAATATTGGTTATGGCAGCTTTGATGCTTCAGAAAAAGAAATAATCACGGCAGCGAAAATTGCCGAAGCTCACGAATTTATTACGCGATTGCCCCAAGGTTATGAGACAATTGTGGGAGAACGCGGACAAAAGCTTTCTGGTGGACAAAGACAACGAATAGCGATCGCTCGCGCAGTTTTGAAGAATCCACCGATTTTGATTTTAGACGAAGCTACCTCAGCGGTGGATAATGAAACAGAAGCCGCAATTGCGCGATCGCTCAAACGAATTACAGTCAATCGAACAACGATAGCGATCGCTCATCGACTTTCCACCATCCGCAATGCCGATTGCATTTATGTCATGGAACATGGGAAATTAGTAGAATCCGGAACCCATGAACAATTGCTAGAGAAAAATGGCATTTATGAAAGTCTCTGGCGTGTACAATCTGGTTTAAAATGA
- a CDS encoding prohibitin family protein, whose product MKNQQFGNWQTTVAGFVAAIIVIISLNAFIIINPGQAAVISILGKARDGALLEGIHLKPPLISVIDVYDLTVQKFEVPAESSTKDLQNLTARFAINFRLDPVKVVEVRRKQGTLENIVSKIIAPQTQEAFKIAAAKRTVEEAITKRTELKEDFDNALSDRLEKYGIIVLDTSVVDLTFSPEFARAVEEKQIAEQRAQRAVYIAREAEQEAQAEVNRAKGKAEAQRLLAETLKAQGGQLVLQKEAIEAWKTGGAQMPKVLVMGGDSKSSVPFLFNMGNLENEP is encoded by the coding sequence TTGAAAAATCAGCAATTTGGGAATTGGCAAACGACAGTAGCCGGATTTGTAGCGGCAATAATTGTTATTATCAGCTTGAATGCTTTTATCATTATTAACCCAGGACAAGCAGCGGTAATTAGTATCTTGGGTAAAGCCAGAGATGGTGCATTATTAGAAGGTATCCACTTAAAGCCGCCTTTGATCTCAGTAATAGATGTGTATGATTTGACAGTCCAAAAATTTGAAGTGCCGGCAGAAAGTTCTACTAAGGATTTGCAAAATTTAACTGCGAGATTTGCGATCAACTTTCGGCTCGATCCCGTAAAGGTAGTAGAAGTAAGAAGAAAACAAGGAACTTTAGAGAATATCGTCTCAAAAATTATTGCTCCCCAGACACAAGAAGCCTTTAAAATAGCGGCTGCAAAAAGAACAGTAGAAGAAGCAATTACCAAAAGAACTGAGTTGAAAGAAGACTTTGATAATGCGTTAAGCGATCGCCTAGAGAAATATGGAATAATAGTATTAGATACAAGTGTAGTTGACTTAACCTTTTCGCCAGAATTTGCCAGAGCAGTTGAAGAAAAACAAATCGCGGAACAACGAGCGCAAAGAGCGGTCTACATAGCACGCGAAGCCGAACAAGAAGCGCAAGCAGAAGTGAATCGTGCCAAAGGTAAAGCCGAAGCTCAAAGACTCTTAGCAGAGACTCTCAAAGCTCAAGGAGGGCAATTGGTTCTACAAAAAGAAGCCATTGAAGCTTGGAAAACCGGTGGTGCCCAAATGCCTAAAGTCCTGGTTATGGGTGGAGATTCTAAGAGCAGCGTGCCTTTTCTCTTCAATATGGGCAATCTTGAAAATGAACCCTAA
- a CDS encoding DUF1824 family protein translates to MSTPNHTNLTVSEAKKILNKFNCLDIAPVVKPSEKVLIRQALLLLTSLSDYQILGICADTEEEGMLATRTYSQALGYEVPSNLPPIEGPVYVKLNGKNGLCYLDSYAGHHRGVLVSCQSYKEGGINEMYGHLPLDLFV, encoded by the coding sequence ATGTCAACACCCAATCACACGAATCTCACAGTCTCAGAAGCGAAAAAAATCCTGAATAAATTCAACTGTCTGGATATCGCACCTGTTGTCAAGCCATCAGAAAAAGTTTTAATCCGTCAGGCGTTACTTTTGTTAACCAGCCTTTCTGATTATCAAATTTTAGGAATTTGCGCTGATACAGAAGAAGAAGGAATGCTTGCCACGAGAACTTATTCCCAAGCTTTGGGTTATGAAGTACCGAGTAATTTACCCCCAATTGAAGGTCCAGTTTACGTCAAATTAAACGGCAAAAACGGCTTGTGTTATCTCGATTCCTACGCAGGACATCATCGAGGCGTATTGGTGTCTTGCCAATCTTACAAAGAAGGGGGAATCAACGAAATGTATGGACACTTGCCCCTGGATTTATTTGTATAA
- a CDS encoding ABC-F family ATP-binding cassette domain-containing protein: MSIITLQSINKDFGIKEILKDASFSLDATDKVGLIGTNGSGKSTLLKMIAGLETLDSGQILVNNSKIIYLPQQPDLDENRTVLEQVFADSGEQMALVREYEELSDKIAHNPEDNQLMSRLSAVMQKMEATGAWELETNAKIILTKLGISDFNATIGTLSGGYRKRIALATALLSEPDVLLMDEPTNHLDALSVEWLQTYLHRFRGALLLITHDRYFLDRVTNRIIEIDRGDIYTYAGNYSYYLEKKALAEESAVSSQRKHQGVLRRELEWLKKGPKARSTKQRARIDRIHAMQETEFKQVQGKVDISTVGRRIGKKVIELNNISKAYNGRTLIKDFTYNFSPEDRIGIIGGNGAGKSTLMDIITKRIEPDSGNVEIGSTIHIGYFDQHSEELLTALNENQRVIDYIKEEGEFVKISDGTQITASQMLERFLFPGNQQYSPIHKLSGGEKRRLFLLRVLMSAPNVLILDEPTNDLDVQTLAVLEEYLEDFSGCVIVVSHDRYFLDRTIDKIFALEEGGNLREYPGNYSIYLDYKKAEEAALQEIAPAKEKPKSVDAEPKNTENKKRRISTWEKREFEQLEGKIAKLEDEKAQVEKALTNVAPGNYTQVQKLYDQVEELKQAIDVATERWMELAEME, translated from the coding sequence ATGAGTATTATTACATTACAATCAATCAATAAAGACTTTGGCATCAAAGAAATTTTAAAAGATGCCAGCTTTAGTCTTGATGCAACTGATAAAGTAGGTTTAATTGGCACTAACGGTTCTGGCAAATCAACATTATTAAAAATGATTGCCGGACTAGAAACGCTTGATAGCGGTCAAATTTTAGTTAATAATTCTAAAATTATCTATCTTCCCCAGCAACCAGACTTAGACGAAAATCGCACAGTTTTAGAGCAAGTTTTTGCTGACAGCGGTGAACAAATGGCTTTGGTGCGCGAGTATGAAGAACTTTCTGATAAAATAGCTCACAATCCAGAAGATAATCAGTTAATGTCGCGCTTGTCTGCGGTCATGCAAAAGATGGAAGCGACTGGTGCTTGGGAGTTAGAAACTAACGCGAAAATCATCCTGACAAAGTTAGGAATTTCCGACTTTAACGCGACTATCGGCACATTATCTGGAGGCTATCGCAAGCGCATTGCCTTAGCAACAGCTTTGCTTTCAGAACCGGATGTTTTACTGATGGATGAGCCGACAAACCATTTAGATGCTCTTTCTGTAGAATGGTTGCAAACGTACCTGCATCGTTTTCGCGGGGCACTTTTATTAATAACTCACGATCGCTACTTTTTAGATCGCGTTACCAATCGTATCATAGAAATTGACCGAGGCGACATTTACACATACGCAGGTAACTACTCATACTATTTAGAAAAGAAGGCTTTAGCAGAAGAATCTGCTGTTAGCAGTCAACGCAAACATCAAGGTGTATTGCGACGCGAATTAGAATGGTTAAAAAAAGGACCCAAGGCAAGAAGTACAAAGCAAAGAGCAAGAATTGATCGCATTCATGCGATGCAAGAAACTGAGTTTAAACAAGTTCAGGGTAAAGTTGATATTTCTACAGTTGGTCGTCGCATTGGCAAAAAAGTTATTGAACTAAATAATATATCCAAAGCATACAACGGACGCACCTTAATTAAAGATTTTACCTACAATTTTAGTCCAGAAGACCGCATCGGCATTATTGGTGGTAACGGTGCAGGTAAATCAACTTTAATGGATATTATCACCAAACGCATTGAGCCAGATTCCGGTAATGTAGAAATTGGTTCTACAATTCACATCGGCTATTTTGACCAACATTCAGAAGAATTGCTCACAGCATTAAACGAAAATCAGCGGGTAATTGACTATATCAAAGAAGAAGGAGAATTTGTCAAAATTTCTGATGGAACACAAATTACAGCTTCGCAAATGTTGGAGCGCTTTTTGTTTCCTGGAAACCAGCAATATTCACCAATTCATAAACTTTCTGGTGGGGAAAAACGACGCTTATTTTTGTTGCGTGTTCTCATGAGCGCACCTAACGTGTTGATTCTCGATGAACCGACAAACGATTTAGATGTGCAAACATTAGCAGTGTTAGAAGAATATTTAGAAGATTTTTCTGGTTGTGTAATTGTAGTTTCTCACGATCGCTACTTTTTAGACAGAACAATTGACAAAATTTTCGCTTTGGAAGAAGGGGGTAATTTACGCGAATATCCCGGTAATTACTCAATTTATCTCGACTATAAAAAAGCCGAGGAAGCCGCACTACAAGAAATTGCTCCTGCTAAAGAAAAGCCAAAGAGTGTAGATGCTGAACCGAAAAATACAGAAAATAAAAAGCGTCGCATATCAACTTGGGAAAAGCGAGAATTTGAGCAGTTAGAAGGTAAAATTGCTAAGTTAGAAGACGAGAAAGCACAAGTAGAAAAAGCGCTAACAAACGTTGCACCAGGGAATTATACTCAAGTGCAAAAATTGTACGATCAAGTGGAAGAACTCAAGCAAGCGATCGATGTAGCTACTGAACGTTGGATGGAATTAGCAGAGATGGAATAA